One Rhinoderma darwinii isolate aRhiDar2 chromosome 6, aRhiDar2.hap1, whole genome shotgun sequence DNA window includes the following coding sequences:
- the ATP2A1 gene encoding sarcoplasmic/endoplasmic reticulum calcium ATPase 1 isoform X1 — MENAHTKNTEECLAYFGVNENTGLSPDQVKKNFDKYGPNELPAEEGKSIWELVAEQFEDLLVRILLLAAVISFVLAWFEEGEETITAFVEPFVILLILIANAVVGVWQERNAEDAIEALKEYEPEMGKVYRSDRKSVQRIKAREIVPGDIVEIAVGDKVPSDIRLISIKSTTLRIDQSILTGESVSVIKHTEVVPDLRAVNQDKKNMLFSGTNVGAGKAIGVVIATGANTEIGKIRDEMAATEQEKTPLQQKLDEFGEQLSKVISLICVAVWLINIGHFNDPIHGGSWLKGAIYYFKIAVALAVAAIPEGLPAVITTCLALGTRRMAKKNAIVRSLPSVETLGCTSVICSDKTGTLTTNQMSVCKMFVIDKVEADVCALNEFSITGSTYAPEGEVMKNDKTVKAGQYDGLVELATICALCNDSSLDFNESKGVFEKVGEATETALTTLVEKMNVFNTEVKSLSKVERANACNSVIKQLMKKEFTLEFSRDRKSMSVYCTPAKASRAAVGNKMFVKGAPEGVIDRCNYVRVGTTRVPFTSVIKEKILTIIKEWGTGRDTLRCLALATRDTPPKREDMVLDDATKFVDYETDLTFVGCVGMLDPPRKEVVGSIQLCREAGIRVIMITGDNKGTAIAICRRIGIFGEDDDVTGRAFTGREFDDLPPAEQREAVKHASCFARVEPSHKSKIVEFLQSFDEITAMTGDGVNDAPALKKAEIGIAMGSGTAVAKTASEMVLADDNFSTIVAAVEEGRAIYNNMKQFIRYLISSNVGEVVCIFLTAALGLPEALIPVQLLWVNLVTDGLPATALGFNPPDLDIMDRPPRSPKEPLISGWLFFRYMAIGGYVGAATVGAAAWWFMYAEDGPSVTFYQLSHFMQCTEDNPDFEGHECEIFESPVPMTMALSVLVTIEMCNALNSLSENQSLIRMPPWVNIWLLGSICLSMSLHFLILYVDPLPMIFKLTPLDFTKWFVVLKISFPVILLDELLKFFARNYIDEKEKLQ, encoded by the exons ATGGAGAACGCACATACCAAAAACACAGAGGAATGCCTCGCCTATTTTGGGGTCAATGAAAATACAGGTCTGTCACCCGATCAAGTCAAGAAGAACTTTGACAAGTATGGACCCAATG AGCTCCCAGCTGAGGAGG GAAAGTCCATTTGGGAACTAGTTGCAGAACAGTTTGAGGATCTGCTTGTCCGAATTCTGCTGTTGGCTGCTGTTATATCTTTC GTGCTGGCCTGGTTTGAAGAAGGTGAAGAGACAATCACAGCTTTCGTGGAACCCTTTGTCATCCTGTTGATCCTCATCGCTAACGCAGTTGTAGGAGTCTGGCAG GAAAGGAATGCTGAAGATGCTATTGAAGCTCTTAAGGAATATGAGCCCGAGATGGGAAAAGTGTACCGTAGTGACAGAAAATCCGTACAAAGAATCAAGGCAAGAGAGATCGTGCCTGGTGACATCGTAGAGATAGCAG TTGGTGACAAAGTCCCATCTGATATCAGACTCATCAGCATTAAATCCACCACCCTGCGTATTGACCAGTCCATCCTGACAG GAGAGTCTGTCTCTGTCATCAAACACACAGAGGTTGTTCCCGACCTCAGAGCTGTCAACCAGGACAAGAAAAACATGCTGTTCTCC GGTACCAATGTTGGAGCTGGTAAGGCTATTGGCGTAGTCATTGCCACTGGAGCAAACACTGAAATTGGTAAAATTCGTGATGAGATGGCAGCCACAGAACAAGAAAAGACCCCACTTCAGCAGAAACTTGATGAGTTTGGCGAGCAGCTGTCCAAAGTCATTTCCCTCATCTGTGTTGCTGTATGGCTGATCAATATTGGACACTTCAATGACCCCATCCATGGCGGCTCTTGGCTCAAAGGAGCTATTTATTACTTCAAGATTGCCGTGGCTCTGGCTGTAGCTGCCATTCCTGAAG GTCTCCCCGCTGTAATCACCACTTGTCTGGCCTTGGGTACAAGACGTATGGCTAAGAAGAACGCTATTGTCAGAAGCTTGCCCTCTGTGGAAACTCTTGGTTGCACATCAGTCATCTGCTCTGACAAGACTGGTACTCTGACCACCAACCAGATGTCTGTCTGCAAG ATGTTTGTAATTGATAAAGTTGAAGCTGATGTCTGCGCCCTGAATGAGTTCTCCATCACTGGATCCACCTATGCCCCTGAAGGAGAAGT TATGAAGAATGATAAGACTGTGAAGGCTGGCCAGTATGATGGGCTAGTGGAATTGGccacaatctgtgcactttgcAATGACTCTTCTCTTGACTTCAACGAG TCCAAGGGAGTGTTTGAGAAGGTCGGAGAAGCCACTGAGACTGCCTTGACAACTCTTGTTGAGAAGATGAACGTATTTAACACAGAAGTGAAGAGTCTGTCTAAAGTTGAGCGTGCCAATGCCTGCAACTCT GTAATAAAACAGCTGATGAAGAAAGAATTCACCCTGGAGTTCTCCCGTGACAGGAAGTCCATGTCCGTCTACTGCACACCTGCCAAAGCTTCCCGCGCTGCCGTTGGCAACAAGATGTTTGTGAAG GGTGCCCCAGAGGGTGTCATTGACCGTTGCAACTATGTACGTGTAGGCACAACCCGTGTACCCTTCACTTCTGTCATCAAGGAGAAGATCTTGACTATAATCAAGGAGTGGGGCACAGGCAGAGACACTTTGCGTTGCTTGGCTCTTGCTACAAGGGACACCCCACCAAAAAGAGAAGACATGGTCCTTGATGACGCCACCAAGTTTGTCGACTATGAG aCTGACTTGACCTTTGTTGGCTGTGTGGGTATGTTGGACCCCCCTCGTAAAGAAGTTGTGGGCTCAATCCAGCTTTGTCGTGAAGCTGGTATCCGTGTCATCATGATCACTGGTGATAACAAAGGCACAGCTATTGCCATCTGTCGTCGTATTGGCATCTTTGGcgaggatgatgatgtaacaggaCGTGCCTTCACTGGTCGCGAATTTGACGATCTGCCCCCAGCAGAACAAAGAGAAGCCGTCAAACATGCTTCCTGCTTTGCCAGAGTTGAGCCATCTCACAAATCCAAGATTGTGGAGTTCCTGCAGTCTTTTGATGAAATCACAGCTATG ACTGGTGATGGTGTAAATGATGCTCCTGCTCTTAAGAAAGCTGAGATTGGTATTGCCATGGGTTCTGGTACTGCTGTAGCTAAGACAGCCTCAGAAATGGTGTTGGCTGATGACAACTTCTCCACTATTGTGGCTGCAGTAGAAGAGGGTCGTGCCATTTACAATAACATGAAGCAATTTATCCGCTACCTCATTTCCTCCAATGTAGGAGAGGTCGTCTG TATCTTCCTCACTGCTGCTTTGGGTCTGCCTGAGGCTTTGATCCCTGTACAACTGCTCTGGGTAAACCTGGTCACTGATGGTCTGCCTGCTACAGCTCTGGGCTTCAATCCACCTGACCTGGACATCATGGACAGACCACCCCGTAGTCCCAAGGAACCCCTTATCAGTGGCTGGCTCTTCTTCCGTTACATGGCTATTGGAG GCTATGTGGGTGCTGCCACTGTAGGTGCTGCTGCTTGGTGGTTCATGTATGCTGAAGATGGACCTTCAGTGACTTTCTACCAGCTG AGTCATTTCATGCAATGCACAGAGGACAATCCTGACTTTGAGGGCCATGAATGTGAAATCTTTGAGTCTCCAGTTCCCATGACCATGGCTCTGTCCGTGCTGGTCACTATTGAGATGTGCAATGCTCTGAACAG TCTTTCAGAGAACCAGTCTCTGATCAGGATGCCCCCATGGGTCAACATTTGGCTGCTGGGCTCCATCTGCCTCTCCATGTCCCTCCACTTCTTGATCCTTTACGTTGATCCCCTACCA ATGATCTTCAAGTTGACACCTCTGGACTTTACTAAGTGGTTTGTTGTCCTGAAGATTTCTTTCCCTGTTATCCTACTGGACGAACTTTTGAAATTCTTTGCCCGTAACTACATTGACG aaaaagaaaaactgcAGTAA
- the ATP2A1 gene encoding sarcoplasmic/endoplasmic reticulum calcium ATPase 1 isoform X2 yields the protein MENAHTKNTEECLAYFGVNENTGLSPDQVKKNFDKYGPNELPAEEGKSIWELVAEQFEDLLVRILLLAAVISFVLAWFEEGEETITAFVEPFVILLILIANAVVGVWQERNAEDAIEALKEYEPEMGKVYRSDRKSVQRIKAREIVPGDIVEIAVGDKVPSDIRLISIKSTTLRIDQSILTGESVSVIKHTEVVPDLRAVNQDKKNMLFSGTNVGAGKAIGVVIATGANTEIGKIRDEMAATEQEKTPLQQKLDEFGEQLSKVISLICVAVWLINIGHFNDPIHGGSWLKGAIYYFKIAVALAVAAIPEGLPAVITTCLALGTRRMAKKNAIVRSLPSVETLGCTSVICSDKTGTLTTNQMSVCKMFVIDKVEADVCALNEFSITGSTYAPEGEVMKNDKTVKAGQYDGLVELATICALCNDSSLDFNESKGVFEKVGEATETALTTLVEKMNVFNTEVKSLSKVERANACNSVIKQLMKKEFTLEFSRDRKSMSVYCTPAKASRAAVGNKMFVKGAPEGVIDRCNYVRVGTTRVPFTSVIKEKILTIIKEWGTGRDTLRCLALATRDTPPKREDMVLDDATKFVDYETDLTFVGCVGMLDPPRKEVVGSIQLCREAGIRVIMITGDNKGTAIAICRRIGIFGEDDDVTGRAFTGREFDDLPPAEQREAVKHASCFARVEPSHKSKIVEFLQSFDEITAMTGDGVNDAPALKKAEIGIAMGSGTAVAKTASEMVLADDNFSTIVAAVEEGRAIYNNMKQFIRYLISSNVGEVVCIFLTAALGLPEALIPVQLLWVNLVTDGLPATALGFNPPDLDIMDRPPRSPKEPLISGWLFFRYMAIGGYVGAATVGAAAWWFMYAEDGPSVTFYQLSHFMQCTEDNPDFEGHECEIFESPVPMTMALSVLVTIEMCNALNSLSENQSLIRMPPWVNIWLLGSICLSMSLHFLILYVDPLPMIFKLTPLDFTKWFVVLKISFPVILLDELLKFFARNYIDA from the exons ATGGAGAACGCACATACCAAAAACACAGAGGAATGCCTCGCCTATTTTGGGGTCAATGAAAATACAGGTCTGTCACCCGATCAAGTCAAGAAGAACTTTGACAAGTATGGACCCAATG AGCTCCCAGCTGAGGAGG GAAAGTCCATTTGGGAACTAGTTGCAGAACAGTTTGAGGATCTGCTTGTCCGAATTCTGCTGTTGGCTGCTGTTATATCTTTC GTGCTGGCCTGGTTTGAAGAAGGTGAAGAGACAATCACAGCTTTCGTGGAACCCTTTGTCATCCTGTTGATCCTCATCGCTAACGCAGTTGTAGGAGTCTGGCAG GAAAGGAATGCTGAAGATGCTATTGAAGCTCTTAAGGAATATGAGCCCGAGATGGGAAAAGTGTACCGTAGTGACAGAAAATCCGTACAAAGAATCAAGGCAAGAGAGATCGTGCCTGGTGACATCGTAGAGATAGCAG TTGGTGACAAAGTCCCATCTGATATCAGACTCATCAGCATTAAATCCACCACCCTGCGTATTGACCAGTCCATCCTGACAG GAGAGTCTGTCTCTGTCATCAAACACACAGAGGTTGTTCCCGACCTCAGAGCTGTCAACCAGGACAAGAAAAACATGCTGTTCTCC GGTACCAATGTTGGAGCTGGTAAGGCTATTGGCGTAGTCATTGCCACTGGAGCAAACACTGAAATTGGTAAAATTCGTGATGAGATGGCAGCCACAGAACAAGAAAAGACCCCACTTCAGCAGAAACTTGATGAGTTTGGCGAGCAGCTGTCCAAAGTCATTTCCCTCATCTGTGTTGCTGTATGGCTGATCAATATTGGACACTTCAATGACCCCATCCATGGCGGCTCTTGGCTCAAAGGAGCTATTTATTACTTCAAGATTGCCGTGGCTCTGGCTGTAGCTGCCATTCCTGAAG GTCTCCCCGCTGTAATCACCACTTGTCTGGCCTTGGGTACAAGACGTATGGCTAAGAAGAACGCTATTGTCAGAAGCTTGCCCTCTGTGGAAACTCTTGGTTGCACATCAGTCATCTGCTCTGACAAGACTGGTACTCTGACCACCAACCAGATGTCTGTCTGCAAG ATGTTTGTAATTGATAAAGTTGAAGCTGATGTCTGCGCCCTGAATGAGTTCTCCATCACTGGATCCACCTATGCCCCTGAAGGAGAAGT TATGAAGAATGATAAGACTGTGAAGGCTGGCCAGTATGATGGGCTAGTGGAATTGGccacaatctgtgcactttgcAATGACTCTTCTCTTGACTTCAACGAG TCCAAGGGAGTGTTTGAGAAGGTCGGAGAAGCCACTGAGACTGCCTTGACAACTCTTGTTGAGAAGATGAACGTATTTAACACAGAAGTGAAGAGTCTGTCTAAAGTTGAGCGTGCCAATGCCTGCAACTCT GTAATAAAACAGCTGATGAAGAAAGAATTCACCCTGGAGTTCTCCCGTGACAGGAAGTCCATGTCCGTCTACTGCACACCTGCCAAAGCTTCCCGCGCTGCCGTTGGCAACAAGATGTTTGTGAAG GGTGCCCCAGAGGGTGTCATTGACCGTTGCAACTATGTACGTGTAGGCACAACCCGTGTACCCTTCACTTCTGTCATCAAGGAGAAGATCTTGACTATAATCAAGGAGTGGGGCACAGGCAGAGACACTTTGCGTTGCTTGGCTCTTGCTACAAGGGACACCCCACCAAAAAGAGAAGACATGGTCCTTGATGACGCCACCAAGTTTGTCGACTATGAG aCTGACTTGACCTTTGTTGGCTGTGTGGGTATGTTGGACCCCCCTCGTAAAGAAGTTGTGGGCTCAATCCAGCTTTGTCGTGAAGCTGGTATCCGTGTCATCATGATCACTGGTGATAACAAAGGCACAGCTATTGCCATCTGTCGTCGTATTGGCATCTTTGGcgaggatgatgatgtaacaggaCGTGCCTTCACTGGTCGCGAATTTGACGATCTGCCCCCAGCAGAACAAAGAGAAGCCGTCAAACATGCTTCCTGCTTTGCCAGAGTTGAGCCATCTCACAAATCCAAGATTGTGGAGTTCCTGCAGTCTTTTGATGAAATCACAGCTATG ACTGGTGATGGTGTAAATGATGCTCCTGCTCTTAAGAAAGCTGAGATTGGTATTGCCATGGGTTCTGGTACTGCTGTAGCTAAGACAGCCTCAGAAATGGTGTTGGCTGATGACAACTTCTCCACTATTGTGGCTGCAGTAGAAGAGGGTCGTGCCATTTACAATAACATGAAGCAATTTATCCGCTACCTCATTTCCTCCAATGTAGGAGAGGTCGTCTG TATCTTCCTCACTGCTGCTTTGGGTCTGCCTGAGGCTTTGATCCCTGTACAACTGCTCTGGGTAAACCTGGTCACTGATGGTCTGCCTGCTACAGCTCTGGGCTTCAATCCACCTGACCTGGACATCATGGACAGACCACCCCGTAGTCCCAAGGAACCCCTTATCAGTGGCTGGCTCTTCTTCCGTTACATGGCTATTGGAG GCTATGTGGGTGCTGCCACTGTAGGTGCTGCTGCTTGGTGGTTCATGTATGCTGAAGATGGACCTTCAGTGACTTTCTACCAGCTG AGTCATTTCATGCAATGCACAGAGGACAATCCTGACTTTGAGGGCCATGAATGTGAAATCTTTGAGTCTCCAGTTCCCATGACCATGGCTCTGTCCGTGCTGGTCACTATTGAGATGTGCAATGCTCTGAACAG TCTTTCAGAGAACCAGTCTCTGATCAGGATGCCCCCATGGGTCAACATTTGGCTGCTGGGCTCCATCTGCCTCTCCATGTCCCTCCACTTCTTGATCCTTTACGTTGATCCCCTACCA ATGATCTTCAAGTTGACACCTCTGGACTTTACTAAGTGGTTTGTTGTCCTGAAGATTTCTTTCCCTGTTATCCTACTGGACGAACTTTTGAAATTCTTTGCCCGTAACTACATTGACG CATAA